One Frankia alni ACN14a DNA window includes the following coding sequences:
- a CDS encoding LysR family transcriptional regulator, which produces MTLEDLRVFVAVCAAGSLASVARDSSRSQSAVSQHVKRLERATGLTLLERQPRGVVATPAGRLLYLAALSATASLDDALQHLDDLRRGVGGAVRITTGGVTVRHFMAEAVVAFRARYPKVTLEFHAANSTQHCVQILQAGQVDLAWITLGQPLPGIEQRSVIDLPWVLVVRPDDPLAQRAVIRPEDLGHISYIAQPENSTSRLRLEESLVRLGVSPPAPAGIADWDTALLLAELGTAPAILPALPGPTSLPESRTRTIPIPALTPLAVGWAARSWPALSPYATEFADTVAATLTP; this is translated from the coding sequence GTGACCCTCGAGGATCTCCGGGTGTTCGTCGCCGTCTGTGCTGCCGGCAGCCTGGCCAGCGTCGCCCGGGACAGCTCCCGATCCCAGTCCGCCGTGAGTCAGCACGTGAAGCGGCTCGAGCGGGCGACGGGCCTGACGCTCCTCGAGCGGCAGCCGCGCGGAGTGGTGGCGACGCCCGCCGGTCGGCTGCTGTACCTGGCCGCCCTGAGCGCCACCGCCTCGCTGGACGACGCACTGCAGCACCTGGACGACCTTCGCCGCGGCGTCGGCGGGGCCGTCCGGATCACCACCGGCGGTGTCACCGTGCGGCACTTCATGGCCGAGGCCGTCGTCGCGTTCCGTGCGCGCTATCCGAAGGTGACGCTGGAGTTCCACGCGGCGAACTCGACCCAGCACTGTGTCCAGATCCTGCAGGCGGGCCAGGTCGACCTGGCCTGGATCACGCTGGGTCAGCCGCTGCCCGGCATCGAGCAGCGATCCGTGATCGACCTTCCGTGGGTGCTCGTCGTGCGCCCCGACGACCCGCTCGCGCAGCGCGCCGTGATCCGGCCGGAGGATCTGGGCCACATCAGTTACATTGCTCAGCCCGAGAACTCGACCTCGCGTCTGCGACTCGAGGAAAGCCTCGTCCGACTCGGCGTCAGCCCCCCGGCACCGGCGGGAATCGCCGACTGGGACACGGCCCTTCTCCTCGCCGAACTCGGCACCGCCCCGGCCATCCTCCCGGCGCTGCCCGGACCCACGTCGCTGCCGGAAAGCCGTACCAGGACGATCCCGATTCCCGCTCTCACCCCACTCGCCGTGGGCTGGGCGGCCCGCAGCTGGCCGGCGCTGTCGCCCTACGCCACCGAGTTCGCCGACACCGTCGCCGCCACCCTGACGCCGTAG
- a CDS encoding pantothenate kinase (C-terminal part), whose amino-acid sequence MPFLIGIAGPVAVGKSTIARRLGELLSRRPAAPSTGSVTTDGFLQPNLVLERRGILDRKGFPESYDQAALLRFLTAARAGRQVRVPCTRMSTTTWCRAGR is encoded by the coding sequence ATGCCCTTCCTCATCGGGATCGCCGGGCCGGTCGCCGTCGGAAAGAGCACCATCGCGCGCAGGCTGGGCGAGCTGCTGTCCCGCCGGCCGGCGGCCCCGAGCACGGGCAGCGTCACGACCGACGGATTTCTCCAGCCGAACCTGGTCCTGGAGCGGCGCGGAATCCTGGATCGCAAGGGATTTCCGGAGTCGTACGACCAGGCGGCGCTGCTGCGGTTCCTCACGGCGGCGAGGGCGGGCCGGCAGGTGCGAGTCCCGTGTACTCGCATGAGCACTACGACGTGGTGCCGGGCCGGTCGGTGA
- a CDS encoding AAA family ATPase: MSQGPERDLYVVTGISASGKSTVARLLSDRLSPSVLVEGDVLRVMVRNGREEMTAQPTAPALAQLDLRYRHAAMIADSCSREGFHTVVEDVIVGRLLETFLSYLRSRPLRLVILAPDVDVVRRREAGRDKVAYGTRWSPAQLDAVLRTETPRVGLWLDSGALTPEQTVDEILRRRDEALLPDPAPSPDPGPGSGSAA; encoded by the coding sequence ATGTCGCAGGGTCCCGAGCGCGACCTTTACGTCGTCACCGGCATCTCGGCCAGCGGAAAGTCGACGGTGGCCCGACTGCTTTCGGACCGCCTCTCGCCGAGTGTTCTGGTCGAGGGCGACGTGCTGCGGGTGATGGTCCGCAACGGTCGCGAGGAAATGACCGCCCAACCCACCGCGCCGGCTCTGGCCCAGCTCGATCTGCGGTATCGACACGCCGCCATGATCGCCGACTCCTGTAGTCGGGAAGGGTTTCACACCGTCGTCGAGGACGTGATTGTCGGCCGACTCCTGGAGACATTCCTGTCGTACCTGCGAAGCCGTCCGCTGCGGCTCGTGATCCTGGCTCCCGACGTCGACGTGGTGCGACGACGAGAGGCAGGGCGCGACAAGGTCGCGTACGGCACCCGGTGGAGTCCCGCCCAGCTCGACGCGGTCCTGCGCACCGAGACCCCGCGCGTCGGCCTCTGGCTGGACAGCGGTGCGCTGACGCCGGAGCAGACGGTCGACGAGATCCTGCGCCGCCGCGACGAGGCCCTGCTGCCGGACCCGGCCCCGAGCCCGGACCCGGGCCCGGGCTCGGGCTCGGCGGCGTAG
- a CDS encoding MerR family transcriptional regulator translates to MSPSDVDPAQGVYGISVAADLVGMDPQSLRAYERRGLLDPARTGGGTRRYSSDDLARLQRIGHLLAAGLNLAGIARVLELETENARLRAALELTQAADVKPPPRPDRPRATD, encoded by the coding sequence GTGAGCCCGTCCGACGTCGACCCGGCCCAAGGGGTGTACGGGATCTCGGTGGCCGCCGATCTGGTCGGGATGGACCCGCAGAGCCTGCGCGCGTATGAGCGGCGCGGGCTGCTGGACCCGGCCCGCACCGGCGGAGGGACCCGCCGCTACAGCAGCGACGACCTGGCCCGGCTGCAACGGATCGGGCATCTACTCGCCGCCGGACTGAACCTCGCCGGCATCGCCAGGGTGCTCGAGCTGGAGACCGAGAACGCACGGCTGCGAGCCGCACTCGAGCTGACTCAGGCGGCGGACGTGAAGCCACCACCTCGGCCGGACCGCCCTCGAGCCACGGACTGA
- a CDS encoding type I pantothenate kinase — protein MYSHEHYDVVPGRSVTVGREDILIVEGLNVLQSCRGPDGRGPAVHLNDLFDLTLYVDADLDDLRRWYVARLRTLLRTAQGNPPAHLRRYACLSATEIAEEATRRYREINEVNLVENIQPTRERADVIVRKGSDHAVREVLVRGSGDATTSAAASALPVITTMIRARFRVTEVPAVPA, from the coding sequence GTGTACTCGCATGAGCACTACGACGTGGTGCCGGGCCGGTCGGTGACGGTGGGCCGGGAGGACATCCTGATCGTCGAAGGTCTCAACGTGCTGCAGTCGTGTCGCGGCCCGGACGGCCGCGGCCCGGCAGTGCACCTCAACGACCTCTTCGACCTCACCCTGTATGTGGACGCCGACCTCGACGATCTGCGCCGGTGGTATGTGGCTCGCCTGCGGACACTCCTGCGGACGGCACAGGGAAATCCTCCCGCGCATCTTCGTCGGTACGCCTGCCTTTCCGCGACCGAGATCGCCGAGGAGGCGACGAGGCGCTATCGGGAGATCAACGAGGTCAACCTGGTCGAGAACATCCAGCCCACCCGGGAGCGGGCCGACGTCATCGTGCGCAAGGGTTCCGATCACGCCGTGCGGGAGGTGCTCGTACGCGGGAGCGGGGACGCCACGACCAGCGCGGCGGCCAGCGCGCTGCCCGTGATCACGACGATGATCAGGGCCCGGTTCCGCGTCACGGAGGTACCCGCAGTGCCCGCGTGA
- a CDS encoding Hsp20/alpha crystallin family protein, with product MLVRTDPFRELDRLSQQVLGTLGTVARPSGMPIDAWRDGEEFVAEFDLPGVDPASVDLDVERNVLTVRAQRPALRGDREVLVAERPRGVFSRQLILGDNLDTEKITASYHAGVLTLRIPVAEKAKPRKIAIETSSDDRRAIHA from the coding sequence ATGTTGGTGCGCACCGACCCGTTCCGGGAGCTGGATCGGCTGAGCCAGCAGGTGCTCGGCACCCTGGGCACGGTGGCCCGGCCGAGCGGGATGCCGATCGACGCCTGGCGCGACGGCGAGGAGTTCGTGGCGGAGTTCGATCTGCCCGGGGTTGACCCCGCCAGCGTGGATCTGGACGTCGAGCGCAACGTGCTGACCGTGCGGGCGCAACGCCCGGCCCTGCGAGGAGACCGCGAGGTCCTGGTCGCCGAGCGGCCCCGCGGAGTGTTCAGCCGCCAGTTGATCCTGGGCGACAACCTGGACACCGAGAAGATCACCGCCAGCTACCACGCCGGCGTGCTGACCCTGCGGATCCCGGTCGCGGAAAAGGCCAAGCCCCGGAAGATCGCGATCGAGACGTCCAGCGACGACCGCCGGGCCATCCACGCCTGA
- a CDS encoding SAM-dependent methyltransferase, whose protein sequence is MATAEDEVSSAARDVPAAQRFIAADLKMDIPHSARVYDYFLGGKDNFPADRAAAEQIISVFPDVQNTTQQNRAFMLRATRYLAREAGVRQFLDIGTGIPTSPNLHEVAQELAPDSRVVYVDNDPIVLVHARALLTSSPEGRTAYVDADFHDPARILASAEVRDTFDLTQPIVLSLIGMLHFIPDEGDPHGLVRTLTDALPSGSFLSLTHGTADFAPAEAESAAEIYRQQGIPTRLRSRDEVLRFFEGFEFVDPGLVNVLRWRADGTTDGLADAQVGTYGAVARKP, encoded by the coding sequence GTGGCTACGGCTGAGGACGAGGTGTCGAGCGCGGCACGGGATGTTCCCGCGGCGCAGAGATTCATCGCGGCCGATCTGAAGATGGACATCCCGCATTCGGCGCGGGTCTATGACTACTTCCTCGGCGGGAAGGACAACTTCCCGGCCGACCGGGCCGCCGCCGAGCAGATCATCAGTGTCTTCCCGGACGTCCAGAACACCACCCAGCAGAACCGGGCGTTCATGCTGCGGGCGACCCGCTACCTGGCCAGGGAGGCGGGCGTCCGGCAGTTCCTCGACATCGGGACCGGCATTCCCACCAGCCCGAACCTGCACGAGGTCGCCCAGGAGCTCGCGCCGGACTCCCGGGTCGTCTACGTCGACAACGACCCGATTGTGCTCGTGCACGCCCGGGCGCTGCTGACCAGCAGCCCGGAGGGTCGCACCGCGTATGTGGACGCCGACTTCCACGACCCCGCACGCATCCTGGCCTCCGCCGAGGTGCGTGACACCTTCGACCTGACGCAGCCCATTGTCCTGTCCCTGATCGGAATGCTCCACTTCATCCCGGACGAGGGTGATCCGCATGGCCTGGTCCGTACGCTGACGGATGCTCTGCCGTCGGGCAGCTTCCTGTCGCTCACGCATGGCACGGCGGACTTCGCCCCGGCGGAGGCGGAGTCGGCCGCGGAGATCTACCGGCAGCAGGGCATCCCGACGCGCCTGCGCTCCCGCGACGAGGTGCTCCGCTTCTTCGAGGGCTTCGAGTTCGTCGACCCCGGCCTGGTCAACGTCCTGCGCTGGCGGGCCGACGGCACCACGGACGGACTGGCCGACGCTCAGGTCGGCACGTACGGCGCAGTCGCCCGCAAGCCGTAG
- a CDS encoding alcohol dehydrogenase catalytic domain-containing protein → MKAWHFVATGEPLRPVELPDPVAGPGQVVVDVRAAGLCHTDISFMNGEVPGMPSHLPIVLGHEIAGVVAELGAGVTGFAVGERVGIAPVLHDGPGVGRDGGYAERALAQVDELVPVPAGVDYAQAAAATDAGATAYHAVSAVGEVAGGSRVGVIGLGGLGQIGARVAVLLGGEVHVTDVRAELATTADLLGAASFTTDAGRFAGLDLDVVFDFAGVGTTRLALSAARPGGRVVQVGAGRPETTISIVDLVVRRLELRGTLGATKEDLVAVYALLASGALDPVISTVGFDAIPDGLERLRRGEAEGRTVAVR, encoded by the coding sequence ATGAAGGCGTGGCATTTCGTGGCGACCGGGGAGCCCCTGCGGCCGGTGGAGCTTCCCGACCCGGTGGCGGGGCCCGGCCAGGTGGTCGTGGACGTTCGCGCGGCCGGGCTGTGCCACACGGACATCTCCTTCATGAACGGCGAGGTGCCGGGCATGCCGTCGCACCTCCCGATCGTGCTCGGCCACGAGATCGCCGGGGTGGTCGCCGAACTCGGCGCCGGCGTCACGGGCTTCGCCGTCGGCGAGCGGGTCGGCATCGCCCCGGTCCTGCACGACGGTCCCGGGGTGGGCCGTGACGGCGGCTACGCCGAGCGGGCGCTGGCGCAGGTCGACGAGCTCGTGCCGGTGCCCGCCGGGGTCGACTACGCGCAGGCCGCCGCCGCCACCGACGCCGGGGCGACCGCCTACCACGCGGTGAGCGCGGTCGGCGAGGTGGCCGGCGGCAGTCGCGTCGGCGTGATCGGGCTCGGCGGCCTCGGTCAGATCGGCGCCCGGGTGGCCGTCCTGCTCGGTGGCGAGGTCCACGTCACCGACGTGCGGGCCGAGCTGGCGACGACGGCTGACCTGCTGGGCGCGGCGTCGTTCACCACCGACGCCGGTCGGTTCGCCGGCCTCGACCTCGACGTGGTGTTCGACTTCGCCGGCGTCGGCACCACGCGGCTCGCCCTGAGCGCGGCCCGCCCCGGCGGCCGGGTCGTGCAGGTCGGCGCGGGCCGGCCGGAGACGACCATCAGCATCGTCGACCTGGTGGTGCGCCGCCTGGAGCTGCGCGGCACCCTCGGCGCCACCAAGGAGGACCTGGTCGCGGTCTATGCGCTGCTGGCCTCGGGCGCGCTCGACCCGGTCATCTCCACCGTCGGCTTCGACGCCATCCCCGACGGGCTCGAGCGCCTGCGCCGGGGCGAGGCCGAGGGGCGCACCGTGGCGGTCCGTTAG
- a CDS encoding SDR family NAD(P)-dependent oxidoreductase, which produces MTAPSGTHEPARRFDGRVAFITGGAAGFGLAFARELAERGASIVLADIDAAAAERSAAALTEAGHPVLPVRCDVAAEDTVDAAVAAAVERFGGIDILVNNAGRHLTRYNLPFQTLARDDVRELFDVNVMGVVNCSLAARPSMAARGGGSIINISSMASHLGTSPYAVSKLAVRGLTVAFATEFAPDNIRVNAISPGLMDTESAMADLPAELVRDIIDQRQLIHRQGRVADIVAALIYLCSAEGGFVTGETLKVTGGFPLYS; this is translated from the coding sequence ATGACCGCACCGTCAGGCACCCACGAGCCCGCCCGCCGCTTCGACGGCCGCGTCGCCTTCATCACCGGCGGCGCGGCCGGTTTCGGCCTCGCGTTCGCCCGGGAACTCGCCGAACGCGGGGCCTCGATCGTGCTCGCCGACATCGACGCCGCCGCCGCCGAACGTTCCGCGGCCGCCCTGACCGAGGCCGGCCACCCGGTGCTGCCCGTGCGGTGCGACGTCGCCGCCGAGGACACCGTCGACGCGGCGGTCGCTGCGGCCGTCGAGCGTTTCGGCGGGATCGACATCCTGGTCAACAATGCGGGCCGGCACCTGACCCGGTACAACCTGCCGTTCCAGACGCTGGCCCGCGACGACGTGCGCGAGCTGTTCGACGTGAACGTCATGGGCGTCGTGAACTGCTCGCTGGCCGCCCGGCCGTCGATGGCGGCCAGGGGCGGCGGGTCGATCATCAACATCTCGTCGATGGCGTCGCACCTCGGGACGTCGCCGTACGCGGTGTCGAAGCTGGCCGTCCGTGGCCTGACGGTCGCCTTCGCCACCGAGTTCGCGCCCGACAACATCCGGGTGAACGCGATCTCACCCGGGCTCATGGACACCGAGAGCGCGATGGCCGACCTGCCCGCGGAGCTCGTCCGGGACATCATCGACCAGCGCCAGCTCATCCACCGCCAGGGCCGCGTCGCCGACATCGTCGCGGCGCTGATCTACCTGTGCTCGGCCGAGGGCGGCTTCGTCACCGGCGAGACGCTCAAGGTCACCGGCGGCTTCCCGCTCTACTCCTGA
- a CDS encoding DsbA family oxidoreductase: MRVDIWSDVVCPWCYIGKARFEQALAGFAHRDEVSVVFHSYELDPTLPRGESGPLREALAAKFGRPVEEVAAMENRVADAARGEGLQYTADRLSGNTFDLHRLLHLATDAGRQAEAVSALNAAHFGAGRPVFDAETAVEVFTAAGLDAAEVRRVWKGDDYTDAVRADERAARDLGITGVPFFVLDDAFGVSGAQPVELFTQALDQAWAHHRAAV, encoded by the coding sequence ATGCGCGTGGACATCTGGAGTGACGTCGTCTGCCCGTGGTGCTACATCGGCAAGGCGCGCTTCGAGCAGGCCCTGGCCGGTTTCGCGCACCGCGACGAGGTGAGCGTGGTGTTCCACTCCTACGAGCTGGACCCGACGCTGCCCCGCGGCGAGTCCGGCCCCCTGCGCGAGGCGCTGGCCGCCAAGTTCGGGCGCCCGGTCGAGGAGGTCGCCGCGATGGAGAACCGCGTCGCCGACGCCGCCCGCGGCGAGGGGCTGCAGTACACCGCCGACCGGCTCAGCGGGAACACCTTCGACCTGCACCGGCTGCTGCACCTGGCCACCGACGCCGGCCGGCAGGCCGAGGCGGTCAGCGCCCTGAACGCGGCCCACTTCGGCGCGGGCCGGCCGGTGTTCGACGCCGAGACCGCCGTCGAGGTCTTCACCGCCGCCGGCCTCGACGCCGCCGAGGTCCGCCGGGTCTGGAAGGGCGACGACTACACCGACGCGGTGCGCGCCGACGAACGCGCCGCCCGCGACCTCGGCATCACCGGGGTACCGTTCTTCGTCCTCGACGACGCCTTCGGCGTCTCCGGCGCGCAGCCCGTCGAGCTGTTCACCCAGGCCCTCGACCAGGCCTGGGCGCACCACCGGGCCGCCGTCTGA